A window of Vigna unguiculata cultivar IT97K-499-35 chromosome 4, ASM411807v1, whole genome shotgun sequence contains these coding sequences:
- the LOC114181007 gene encoding stress-induced protein KIN2-like, translating into MDSQNASFNAGQAKGQAQEKASNMMDKASDAAHSAQDSMQQGGQQMKEKAQGAADSIKSALNSIN; encoded by the exons ATGGACTCCCAAAACGCGAGCTTCAATGCTGGGCAAGCCAAGGGCCAAGCTCAG GAAAAGGCTAGCAACATGATGGACAAGGCTAGTGATGCTGCTCATTCTGCTCAAGACTCCATGCAACAG GGTGGACAACAAATGAAGGAAAAGGCACAAGGAGCTGCCGATTCTATCAAAAGTGCTttgaattcaataaattaa